One Mastacembelus armatus chromosome 10, fMasArm1.2, whole genome shotgun sequence DNA window includes the following coding sequences:
- the stx3b gene encoding syntaxin 3b isoform X2, which yields MKDRLEQLKATCDQDDDEVEIAVDNAAFMDEFFSQIEDIRSSIDKIDENVVEVKKLYSVILSAPTSDQKTQDDLEAITNDIKKMANNARNKLKTIERNLESEEQERVSADMRIRKSQHAVLSRKFVEVMTKYNEAQVDFRERSKGRIQRQLEITGRATTDEELEEMLESGNSAVFTAGIVDSGISKQALSEIESRHKDIVRLESSIKELHDMFVDIAMLVESQGDIVDNIEQNVSKSVDHIIVAKEQTKKAVRYQTKARKKMIIIGAVCTVVVIILLIIILTQTL from the exons ATGAAGGACCGACTGGAGCAACTCAAAGCG ACATGTGATCAAGATGATGACGAGGTGGAGATCGCTGTTGATAATGCAGCCTTCATGGACGAGTTCTTCTCTCAG attgAGGACATCAGGAGCAGTATTGATAAAATCGATGAGAATGTGGTTGAAGTCAAAAAGCTTTACTCAGTCATCCTGTCAGCTCCCACATCAGATCAGA AAACACAGGATGACTTGGAGGCAATTACCAATGACATAAAGAAGATGGCCAATAATGCAAGAAACAAACTCAAGA CCATTGAGAGGAACCTGGAGTCAGAAGAGCAGGAGAGGGTGTCAGCTGACATGCGGATACGTAAATCCCAG catgcagtgcTGTCGAGGAAGTTTGTGGAGGTAATGACAAAGTATAATGAAGCCCAGGTGGACTTCAGGGAGAGGAGTAAAGGGCGTATTCAGAGACAGCTAGAGATCA ctgGAAGAGCAACAACAGATGAAGAACTGGAGGAGATGTTGGAGAGTGGTAACTCTGCTGTGTTCACTGCAggg ATTGTGGACTCTGGGATCTCTAAACAAGCCCTGAGTGAGATTGAATCCAGACACAAGGACATTGTCCGTCTAGAGAGCAGCATCAAGGAGCTGCATGATATGTTTGTAGACATTGCCATGCTGGTGGAGAGCCAG gGTGACATTGTAGACAACATAGAGCAGAATGTATCCAAGTCAGTGGATCACATAATAGTGGCTAAGGAACAGACCAAAAAAGCTGTAAGGTACCAGACCAAGGCACGCAAG AAGATGATCATTATTGGTGCAGTCTGCACTGTGGTGgttatcatcctcctcatcataATCCTCACTCAGACACTATAG
- the stx3b gene encoding syntaxin 3b isoform X1 encodes MKDRLEQLKATCDQDDDEVEIAVDNAAFMDEFFSQIEDIRSSIDKIDENVVEVKKLYSVILSAPTSDQKTQDDLEAITNDIKKMANNARNKLKTIERNLESEEQERVSADMRIRKSQHAVLSRKFVEVMTKYNEAQVDFRERSKGRIQRQLEITGRATTDEELEEMLESGNSAVFTAGIVDSGISKQALSEIESRHKDIVRLESSIKELHDMFVDIAMLVESQGDIVDNIEQNVSKSVDHIIVAKEQTKKAVRYQTKARKKVVIIVVIVLVLVALLALIIGLSVGLKKS; translated from the exons ATGAAGGACCGACTGGAGCAACTCAAAGCG ACATGTGATCAAGATGATGACGAGGTGGAGATCGCTGTTGATAATGCAGCCTTCATGGACGAGTTCTTCTCTCAG attgAGGACATCAGGAGCAGTATTGATAAAATCGATGAGAATGTGGTTGAAGTCAAAAAGCTTTACTCAGTCATCCTGTCAGCTCCCACATCAGATCAGA AAACACAGGATGACTTGGAGGCAATTACCAATGACATAAAGAAGATGGCCAATAATGCAAGAAACAAACTCAAGA CCATTGAGAGGAACCTGGAGTCAGAAGAGCAGGAGAGGGTGTCAGCTGACATGCGGATACGTAAATCCCAG catgcagtgcTGTCGAGGAAGTTTGTGGAGGTAATGACAAAGTATAATGAAGCCCAGGTGGACTTCAGGGAGAGGAGTAAAGGGCGTATTCAGAGACAGCTAGAGATCA ctgGAAGAGCAACAACAGATGAAGAACTGGAGGAGATGTTGGAGAGTGGTAACTCTGCTGTGTTCACTGCAggg ATTGTGGACTCTGGGATCTCTAAACAAGCCCTGAGTGAGATTGAATCCAGACACAAGGACATTGTCCGTCTAGAGAGCAGCATCAAGGAGCTGCATGATATGTTTGTAGACATTGCCATGCTGGTGGAGAGCCAG gGTGACATTGTAGACAACATAGAGCAGAATGTATCCAAGTCAGTGGATCACATAATAGTGGCTAAGGAACAGACCAAAAAAGCTGTAAGGTACCAGACCAAGGCACGCAAG AAAGTGGTGATAATAGTGGTGATTGTACTGGTCTTGGTGGCCTTACTAGCTCTCATAATCGGGTTGTCAGTGGGATTGAAGAAAAGCTGA
- the stx3b gene encoding syntaxin 3b isoform X3, with amino-acid sequence MKDRLEQLKATCDQDDDEVEIAVDNAAFMDEFFSQIEDIRSSIDKIDENVVEVKKLYSVILSAPTSDQKTQDDLEAITNDIKKMANNARNKLKTIERNLESEEQERVSADMRIRKSQHAVLSRKFVEVMTKYNEAQVDFRERSKGRIQRQLEITGRATTDEELEEMLESGNSAVFTAGIVDSGISKQALSEIESRHKDIVRLESSIKELHDMFVDIAMLVESQGDIVDNIEQNVSKSVDHIIVAKEQTKKAVRYQTKARKGGMIDRIESNMDQSVGFVERAVADTKKAAKFQQEARRKVVIIVVIVLVLVALLALIIGLSVGLKKS; translated from the exons ATGAAGGACCGACTGGAGCAACTCAAAGCG ACATGTGATCAAGATGATGACGAGGTGGAGATCGCTGTTGATAATGCAGCCTTCATGGACGAGTTCTTCTCTCAG attgAGGACATCAGGAGCAGTATTGATAAAATCGATGAGAATGTGGTTGAAGTCAAAAAGCTTTACTCAGTCATCCTGTCAGCTCCCACATCAGATCAGA AAACACAGGATGACTTGGAGGCAATTACCAATGACATAAAGAAGATGGCCAATAATGCAAGAAACAAACTCAAGA CCATTGAGAGGAACCTGGAGTCAGAAGAGCAGGAGAGGGTGTCAGCTGACATGCGGATACGTAAATCCCAG catgcagtgcTGTCGAGGAAGTTTGTGGAGGTAATGACAAAGTATAATGAAGCCCAGGTGGACTTCAGGGAGAGGAGTAAAGGGCGTATTCAGAGACAGCTAGAGATCA ctgGAAGAGCAACAACAGATGAAGAACTGGAGGAGATGTTGGAGAGTGGTAACTCTGCTGTGTTCACTGCAggg ATTGTGGACTCTGGGATCTCTAAACAAGCCCTGAGTGAGATTGAATCCAGACACAAGGACATTGTCCGTCTAGAGAGCAGCATCAAGGAGCTGCATGATATGTTTGTAGACATTGCCATGCTGGTGGAGAGCCAG gGTGACATTGTAGACAACATAGAGCAGAATGTATCCAAGTCAGTGGATCACATAATAGTGGCTAAGGAACAGACCAAAAAAGCTGTAAGGTACCAGACCAAGGCACGCAAG GGTGGAATGATTGACAGGATTGAAAGCAACATGGACCAATCAGTGGGCTTTGTGGAGCGGGCCGTAGCAGACACTAAGAAAGCTGCAAAGTTTCAGCAAGAGGCTCGGCGT AAAGTGGTGATAATAGTGGTGATTGTACTGGTCTTGGTGGCCTTACTAGCTCTCATAATCGGGTTGTCAGTGGGATTGAAGAAAAGCTGA
- the stx3b gene encoding syntaxin 3b isoform X4 → MKDRLEQLKATCDQDDDEVEIAVDNAAFMDEFFSQIEDIRSSIDKIDENVVEVKKLYSVILSAPTSDQKTQDDLEAITNDIKKMANNARNKLKTIERNLESEEQERVSADMRIRKSQHAVLSRKFVEVMTKYNEAQVDFRERSKGRIQRQLEITGRATTDEELEEMLESGNSAVFTAGIVDSGISKQALSEIESRHKDIVRLESSIKELHDMFVDIAMLVESQGGMIDRIESNMDQSVGFVERAVADTKKAAKFQQEARRVSDSGQKLRSNFPKAIRTVLSLTVGRTEQFKYDI, encoded by the exons ATGAAGGACCGACTGGAGCAACTCAAAGCG ACATGTGATCAAGATGATGACGAGGTGGAGATCGCTGTTGATAATGCAGCCTTCATGGACGAGTTCTTCTCTCAG attgAGGACATCAGGAGCAGTATTGATAAAATCGATGAGAATGTGGTTGAAGTCAAAAAGCTTTACTCAGTCATCCTGTCAGCTCCCACATCAGATCAGA AAACACAGGATGACTTGGAGGCAATTACCAATGACATAAAGAAGATGGCCAATAATGCAAGAAACAAACTCAAGA CCATTGAGAGGAACCTGGAGTCAGAAGAGCAGGAGAGGGTGTCAGCTGACATGCGGATACGTAAATCCCAG catgcagtgcTGTCGAGGAAGTTTGTGGAGGTAATGACAAAGTATAATGAAGCCCAGGTGGACTTCAGGGAGAGGAGTAAAGGGCGTATTCAGAGACAGCTAGAGATCA ctgGAAGAGCAACAACAGATGAAGAACTGGAGGAGATGTTGGAGAGTGGTAACTCTGCTGTGTTCACTGCAggg ATTGTGGACTCTGGGATCTCTAAACAAGCCCTGAGTGAGATTGAATCCAGACACAAGGACATTGTCCGTCTAGAGAGCAGCATCAAGGAGCTGCATGATATGTTTGTAGACATTGCCATGCTGGTGGAGAGCCAG GGTGGAATGATTGACAGGATTGAAAGCAACATGGACCAATCAGTGGGCTTTGTGGAGCGGGCCGTAGCAGACACTAAGAAAGCTGCAAAGTTTCAGCAAGAGGCTCGGCGTGTGAGTGATTCTGGTCAAAAACTGCGGTCCAATTTCCCAAAAGCAATAAGAACAGTTTTGTCACTCACAGTAGGTAGAACAGAACAATTTAAATATGATATTTAA
- the ran gene encoding GTP-binding nuclear protein Ran, with amino-acid sequence MAQCVPVAVFKLVLVGDGGTGKTTFVKRHITGEFEKKYVATLGVEVHPLMFHTNRGAIKYNVWDTAGQEKFGGLRDGYYIQAQCAIIMFDVTSRVTYKNVPNWHRDLVRVCENIPIVLCGNKVDIKDRKVKAKSIVFHRKKNLQYYDISAKSNYNFEKPFLWLARKLIGDPNLEFVAMPALAPPEVQMDPSLAAKYEEELKVASETALPDEEDDL; translated from the exons ATGGCACAGTGTGTACCGGTGGCGGTGTTCAAG CTGGTGTTGGTGGGAGATGGAGGCACCGGGAAAACGACTTTTGTCAAGAGACACATCACAGGGGAGTTTGAGAAGAAATATGTTG CTACTCTGGGAGTAGAGGTGCACCCTCTGATGTTCCATACAAACAGAGGAGCCATCAAGTACAACGTGTGGGACACAGCTGGTCAGGAGAAGTTTGGTGGCCTGAGAGATGGCTACTACATTCAAG CTCAGTGTGCTATCATCATGTTTGACGTCACCTCTCGAGTCACCTATAAGAACGTGCCCAACTGGCATCGTGACCTGGTCCGTGTCTGTGAGAACATTCCCATTGTCCTTTGTGGCAATAAGGTTGACATTAAGGACAGGAAAGTCAAAGCCAAGAGCATTGTGTTTCACCGCAAGAAGAACCTGCAG taCTATGACATTTCTGCCAAGAGTAACTACAACTTTGAGAAGCCTTTCCTCTGGCTAGCAAGGAAGTTGATTGGTGACCCCAACCTGGAATTTGTTGCAATGCCTGCCCTCGCTCCCCCAGAGGTCCAGATGGACCCATCCCTTGCCGCAAAGTACGAGGAAGAGCTTAAA GTTGCATCAGAAACAGCACTCCCAGATGAAGAAGATGATCTCTAA
- the ndufs8b gene encoding NADH:ubiquinone oxidoreductase core subunit S8b, whose amino-acid sequence MSTALGLRLLCCYSKRGTFGYGPGVVRPFSLSVLRQGYKYVNAQEIPTDLRSITDRAATTLLWTELFRGLAMTMSYLFREPATINYPFEKGPLSPRFRGEHALRRYPSGEERCIACKLCEAICPAQAITIEAETRADGSRRTTRYDIDMTKCIYCGFCQEACPVDAIVEGPNFEFSTESHEELLYNKEKLLNNGDRWEAEIAANIQADYLYR is encoded by the exons ATGTCTACTGCCCTGGGTCTGCGTCTTCTCTGCTGCTACTCAAAGCGAG GCACCTTTGGATATGGTCCTGGTGTTGTGCGGCCCTTTAGCCTCAGTGTGCTGAGACAAGGCTATA AATATGTAAATGCTCAGGAGATTCCAACAGACCTGAGGTCCATCACCGACCGGGCTGCTACCACACTCCTTTGGACCGAGCTCTTTAGAG GTTTGGCAATGACCATGAGTTACTTGTTCCGTGAGCCTGCCACCATCAACTACCCATTTGAGAAGGGCCCTTTGTCACCCCGCTTCCGTGGAGAACATGCCCTTCGCCGTTACCCTAGTGGAGAGGAGCGCTGCATTGCCTGTAAGCTGTGTGAGGCCATCTGCCCTGCTCAG GCTATTACCATTGAAGCTGAGACTCGAGCTGATGGCAGCAGAAGAACTACACGCTATGACATTGACATGACCAAGTGTATCTACTGTGGTTTCTGCCAGGAAGCCTGTCCTGTTGATGCTATTGTTGAG GGTCCAAATTTTGAGTTTTCTACTGAGTCCCATGAGGAGCTGTTGTACAACAAGGAGAAGCTGCTCAACAATGGGGACCGATGGGAGGCTGAGATAGCAGCAAACATACAAGCAGACTACCTATACAGATAG
- the tbc1d10c gene encoding ecotropic viral integration site 5 ortholog produces MMSSSSPVQKNISEENSSGSDAGSEVSLEPETDRFGFILTNGSTAGSVGPPPELVRQREVKWINIIQQWDRILLKKTSKIKVQCQKGIPASLRAKCWPLLCGATDRMKQNEKLYQSLDSQPALQSWVDVIERDLDRQFPFHEMFLSKDGHGQRGLFRVLKAYTQYQPEEGYCQAQGPVAAVLLMNMPAEEAFWCLVQISEQYLPGYYSPLLEGVLFDAAMLTWVLKRTCPAAHKHLQHHGVEPLMFATDWLMCLFTRHLPFNTLLRVWDLFFCYGVRVLLQVAAVLVRRVLGRAEQRKKCEGQMETLEKLRGVREEVQEEDDAFIAEVCSVPLSAKDLEKHTEKELQKWKKERPSSTFDPRGRCQGYRMVWKKALQNKEDQDRKERETGNLSIPLARSASTLSLSPSLLHKKWRKGGKGNTGEWEGGGKVVRHLSMGAREDWRNWTELDFNKVQGVQEEEDTVSEEHKKQSNLKLTEQTVEKNLLEEPKMMETIQNIQKQHPEETVIVKEQIEHVETNTENKESQFKEAEKTETLPDQTEETNVGTEPNQSPDQTVENVIQPTEHTSQHKQDEDSHSQSQVEEQQNHKGQDQESEVNHTNEETRTVKVEESAHTTAVEENQSELRKDSDSDTNTDEEMQVCIETNERQVIEADIISEEGTETTNVQQGRVDTITEISETRSETDSSVEAPTIKHPDPSIETETQQQQEEPITQSDKSSQGEAFEVKCHSSESLAEMTEETYTQSETETDVAAQNQEGAEENAATEDELVAELLRTDSEQHTDSYTKTKAEILSSSECIQQGEAVSAEGDTETQPEIPVAHEIVTKSSEVFGQCSEKENDLVASEPTQEKEDSEAQVEISTTDQTQAEKTPTETQTKEETTDTVAPPQKEGTSTQAEATNLKTESDDRRSSPEISISEESAPEQLTNQGTVAPLGEEKSTEHVQEDTVGANDTFISTPNMTDSPHTVSTAPVQNKDYSQAESSNLAEASGHWRRSSGDFCVRKSSSTRGSRLTRRLSEDLFTTPQKASQSQPIASHPEVKHTESQSSPEGVNTAQTPPDVTPEVKPPLSTEVTEKTEAQQEAQAPPKRFGLFRRLKGDQPKKAKEKGVQKMQIPKILIQDFSDGTETGKVVDEEGWEKLSSRERRRRRRERERREKEEERLRKKKEKELEKERVRERRKPQTRGKSFQVQKEKGSDGMPHPAKTGSQTLRYSASYAESYF; encoded by the exons ATGATGAGTTCATCGAGTCCAGTCCAGAAGAACATCAGTGAAGAGAACAGCTCTGGATCTGAtgcagggtcagaggtcagtctGGAACCCGAGACAGACCGGTTTGGCTTCATTCTGACCAATGGATCCACAGCTGG gAGTGTGGGCCCACCCCCTGAGTTGGTCAGGCAGAGAGAGGTGAAGTGGATCAACATCATTCAACAATGGGATCGCATCTTGCTGAAGAAGACCAGTAAG ATCAAAGTGCAATGTCAGAAAGGTATCCCTGCCTCACTAAGAGCTAAGTGCTGGCCTCTGCTGTGTGGAGCTACTGACAGGATGAAACAAAACGAAAAGCTCTACcag TCTCTGGACTCGCAGCCTGCTCTGCAGAGCTGGGTTGATGTGATTGAGCGGGACCTTGACCGACAGTTCCCCTTCCATGAGATGTTCCTGTCGAAGGATGGACATGG GCAGCGCGGTTTGTTCCGGGTGTTGAAAGCCTACACACAGTACCAACCAGAAGAGGGTTACTGCCAGGCACAGGGGCCAGTGGCAGCGGTGCTGCTGATGAACATGCCTGCTGAG GAAGCCTTCTGGTGTTTGGTGCAGATCAGTGAGCAGTACCTGCCTGGGTACTACAGCCCTCTGCTG GAGGGAGTCCTGTTTGATGCAGCCATGTTGACCTGGGTCTTGAAAAGGACGTGTCCGgctgcacacaaacacctgcagcACCACGGAGTGGAGCCCCTCATGTTTGCCACTGACTGGCTGATGTGTCTGTTCACACGCCACCTTCCATTCAACACTCTACTTCGAGTCTGGGATCTATTTTTCTGCTACG GTGTGCGGGTGCTGCTCCAGGTAGCGGCGGTGCTGGTGCGTCGGGTGCTGGGCCGAGCTGAGCAGAGAAAGAAGTGCGAGGGCCAGATGGAGACTCTGGAGAAGCTGAGGGGCGTAAGGGAGGAAGTCCAAGAGGAAGATGATGCCTTCATAGCTGAG GTGTGCTCAGTGCCACTGTCAGCTAAAGACCTGGAGAAGCATACAGAGAAGGAGTTACAAAAGTGGAAGAAGGAAAGACCCTCTTCCACTTTTGACCCCAGAGGTCGTTGCCAGGGGTACCGGATGGTGTGGAAGAAGGCGCTACAGAACAAGGAAGACCAggacaggaaagagagagagacagggaacCTGTCCATCCCTCTTGCCCGCTCAGCCTCCACTCTGTCACTGTCTCCATCCCTGCTTCACAAGAAGTGGAGAAAAGGTGGAAAAGGTAATACAGGTGAATGGGAAGGTGGAGGCAAAGTTGTGAGGCATCTTTCAATGGGAGCGAGGGAGGACTGGAGAAACTGGACTGAGTTAGATTTTAACAAGGTGCAGGGTGTTCAGGAGGAAGAAGACACAGTTTCAGAGGaacacaaaaagcaaagcaacCTGAAACTAACAGAGCAAACAGTAGAGAAAAATCTTTTAGAAGAACCTAAAATGATGGAAACAAtccaaaacatacaaaaacagcaCCCAGAAGAAACAGTAATAGTAAAAGAACAGATTGAACACGtggaaacaaacactgaaaataaagaaagccaattcaaagaggcagagaaaactgaaacacttccagatcagacagaagaaacaaatgTGGGGACAGAACCAAACCAAAGTCCAGATCAGACTGTTGAAAATGTTATTCAACCCACTGAACATACATCTCAGCATAAACAGGATGAGGACTCCCACAGTCAGTCCCAAGTTGAAGAACAGCAGAATCACAAAGGTCAGGACCAGGAAAGTGAGGTCAATCACACAAATGAAGAGACTAGAACTGTAAAAGTGGAAGAAAGTGCTCATACAACTGCTGTAGAGGAAAATCAAAGTGAGCTACGGAAAGATAGTGATTCAGACACGAACACAGATGAAGAGATGCAAGTATGCATAGAGACAAATGAGAGACAGGTGATTGAGGCCGACATTATATCAGAGGAGGGGACAGAAACTACAAATGTCCAACAGGGGAGGGTGGACACAATCACAGAAATTTCAGAAACAAGAAGTGAGACAGACAGTAGTGTTGAAGCACCAACTATCAAACACCCAGATCCTTCaatagagacagaaacacaacagcaacaggAGGAACCGATCACACAATCAGACAAAAGCTCACAGGGAGAGGCATTTGAGGTAAAATGCCACAGTTCTGAGTCATTAGCAGAAATGACAGAGGAGACCTACACCCAatcagagacagaaactgatgtagCGGCACAGAATCAAGAAGGGGCGGAGGAAAATGCGGCCACAGAGGATGAACTGGTGGCTGAATTACTCAGAACAGACTCAGAACAGCACACGGACtcatacacaaagacaaaggcaGAAATTCTGTCTTCATCCGAATGCATCCAGCAAGGAGAAGCTGTTAGCGCAGAAGGcgacacagagacacagccaGAAATACCAGTTGCACATGAAATAGTGACAAAGTCAAGTGAAGTATTTGGTCAGtgttcagaaaaagaaaatgatttagttGCATCTGAACCCACACAGGAAAAAGAAGACTCAGAGGCACAGGTTGAAATTTCTACAACAGATCAAacacaagcagagaaaacacCAACTGAAACTCAGACAAAAGAGGAGACCACTGACACCGTAGCACCTCCACAGAAGGAGGGGACTTCAACACAAGCTGAAGCAACAAATCTCAAGACCGAGTCTGATGACAGGAGGAGTTCACCGGAAATTAGTATTTCTGAGGAATCTGCACCGGAACAACTGACAAACCAGGGCACAGTGGCTCCTTTGGGGGAGGAAAAAAGCACAGAACATGTTCAAGAAGACACTGTAGGAGCGAATGACACCTTCATTTCTACTCCTAACATGACAGACAGTCCACACACTGTCAGCACAGCGCCAGTCCAAAACAAAGATTATTCCCAGGCTGAGTCAAGTAACCTGGCAGAAGCCTCTGGGCACTGGCGCCGGTCTTCTGGTGATTTCTGTGTCCGTAAGTCTTCCAGCACCCGTGGGTCCAGGTTAACGCGCAGGCTTTCTGAGGATCTCTTCACCACCCCACAGAAAGCAAGCCAATCACAGCCTATTGCTAGTCACCCAGAAGTTAAACACACTGAATCACAGTCCAGTCCTGAAGGTGTAAACACAGCCCAGACTCCTCCTGATGTTACACCAGAAGTCAAACCGCCACTGTCCACAGAAgtaacagagaaaacagaggcaCAGCAGGAGGCACAAGCCCCCCCTAAACGTTTTGGTCTCTTCCGCAGACTGAAAGGAGACCAGCCCAAAAAGGCCAAGGAAAAAGGGGTGCAGAAAATGCAAATCCCAAAAATCTTAATTCAGGACTTCAGCGATGGAACAGAGACAGGGAAAGTGGTTGATGAAGAAGGCTGGGAGAAACTGAGCtccagggagaggaggaggaggcggagggagcgagagagaagggagaaagaggaggagcggttgaggaagaaaaaagaaaaggagctAGAGAAGGAGAGGGTGCGAGAGAGAAGGAAACCACAGACAAGGGGGAAAAGTTTTCAAGTGCAAAAAGAGAAAGGCAGCGATGGTATGCCTCATCCTGCAAAGACTGGCTCACAGACACTTAGATATTCTGCTTCTTATGCTGAATCCTACTTTTGA
- the rad9a gene encoding cell cycle checkpoint control protein RAD9A isoform X1: protein MDCVVTGGNVKVLAKAIHSLSRIGDDLYVEPEEDGLALRSVNSARSAYACFLFAPLFFSRYTIPAGHTFRCKMPIKSVQAVFRSLASLEKTVEKCHIELDDQKNRLTFTLHCKHGLLKTHNLSFQDSESLQAVFDRDSCANVFKAQPRLLVDTVVHFPSSLEEVTVSVSDERMWVRNHVDDEAEQSKAMLTELCLASDEFDHFAVQVHNSVTFCLKELRGLLVFAESTGLPISMYFDEPGSPVVLSVTDSVLEGNFVLATLSDDEPNHRKNNSKRAQSLPPPPPDDFMNDDIDSYLIAMDTSIAPGPSSKGPPTPPLPKQPAAANHRTRTHSEEEEKEGDQTANSGRPPDKKFCSLFFGSMIPPSSQMSTQPMKSQNVLASDSEDDT, encoded by the exons ATGGACTGCGTCGTAACGGGAGGGAACGTTAAAG TGTTGGCCAAAGCCATCCATTCTCTGTCCAGGATCGGTGATGATCTGTATGTGGAGCCTGAGGAAGACGGG CTGGCCCTGCGGTCTGTCAACTCTGCTCGGTCGGCATATGCTTGTTTCCTGTTCGCACCACTCTTCTTCAGCAG GTACACCATTCCTGCTGGGCACACCTTCCGCTGCAAGATGCCAATAAAG AGTGTGCAAGCTGTGTTCAGGTCTTTGGCGTCTctggagaaaacagtggaaaaatgtcACATCGAGTTGGATGATCAGAAGAATCGCCTCACCTTCACTCTACACTGCAAACATG GCCTCCTGAAGACACATAACCTGTCTTTCCAGGACAGTGAAAGCTTACAGGCGGTGTTTGATAGGGACAGCTGTGCCAACGTGTTTAAGGCCCAGCCCAG GCTGTTGGTGGACACAGTCGTGCACTTCCCTTCGTCTCTGGAAGAAGTGACCGTATCAGTGAGTGATGAACGAATGTGGGTCAGGAACCATGTGGATGATGAAGCAG aGCAATCCAAGGCCATGCTGACTGAGCTCTGTCTGGCCTCAGATGAATTTGACCATTTTGCTGTCCAAGTTCACAACAGTGTCACCTTTTGCCTAAAGGAGTTACGA GGTTTGTTAGTGTTTGCAGAGTCTACTGGTCTCCCTATTTCTATGTACTTTGATGAGCCAGGCAG tcctGTAGTGCTTTCTGTAACAGACAGTGTCCTGGAGGGGAACTTTGTGCTGGCCACGCTTTCTGATGATGAGCCCAACCATCgtaaaaacaacagtaaacg AGCACAGTCCctgccacctcctcctcccgATGACTTCATGAATGACGACATAGACTCCTACCTCATCGCTATGGATACCAGCATTGCACCAGGCCCCTCGTCGAAAGGTCCACCCACACCTCCATTACCAAAGCAACCTgctgcagccaatcacaggaCAAGAACACacagtgaagaggaagagaaggagggagatCAAACAGCCAATTCTGGCAGACCTCCTGATAAGAAg TTCTGTTCCCTGTTCTTTGGATCAATGATTCCCCCGTCTTCTCAGATGAGCACTCAGCCAATGAAAAGTCAGAATGTGCTGGCCAGTGACAGCGAGGATGACACTTAA
- the rad9a gene encoding cell cycle checkpoint control protein RAD9A isoform X2, with product MPIKSVQAVFRSLASLEKTVEKCHIELDDQKNRLTFTLHCKHGLLKTHNLSFQDSESLQAVFDRDSCANVFKAQPRLLVDTVVHFPSSLEEVTVSVSDERMWVRNHVDDEAEQSKAMLTELCLASDEFDHFAVQVHNSVTFCLKELRGLLVFAESTGLPISMYFDEPGSPVVLSVTDSVLEGNFVLATLSDDEPNHRKNNSKRAQSLPPPPPDDFMNDDIDSYLIAMDTSIAPGPSSKGPPTPPLPKQPAAANHRTRTHSEEEEKEGDQTANSGRPPDKKFCSLFFGSMIPPSSQMSTQPMKSQNVLASDSEDDT from the exons ATGCCAATAAAG AGTGTGCAAGCTGTGTTCAGGTCTTTGGCGTCTctggagaaaacagtggaaaaatgtcACATCGAGTTGGATGATCAGAAGAATCGCCTCACCTTCACTCTACACTGCAAACATG GCCTCCTGAAGACACATAACCTGTCTTTCCAGGACAGTGAAAGCTTACAGGCGGTGTTTGATAGGGACAGCTGTGCCAACGTGTTTAAGGCCCAGCCCAG GCTGTTGGTGGACACAGTCGTGCACTTCCCTTCGTCTCTGGAAGAAGTGACCGTATCAGTGAGTGATGAACGAATGTGGGTCAGGAACCATGTGGATGATGAAGCAG aGCAATCCAAGGCCATGCTGACTGAGCTCTGTCTGGCCTCAGATGAATTTGACCATTTTGCTGTCCAAGTTCACAACAGTGTCACCTTTTGCCTAAAGGAGTTACGA GGTTTGTTAGTGTTTGCAGAGTCTACTGGTCTCCCTATTTCTATGTACTTTGATGAGCCAGGCAG tcctGTAGTGCTTTCTGTAACAGACAGTGTCCTGGAGGGGAACTTTGTGCTGGCCACGCTTTCTGATGATGAGCCCAACCATCgtaaaaacaacagtaaacg AGCACAGTCCctgccacctcctcctcccgATGACTTCATGAATGACGACATAGACTCCTACCTCATCGCTATGGATACCAGCATTGCACCAGGCCCCTCGTCGAAAGGTCCACCCACACCTCCATTACCAAAGCAACCTgctgcagccaatcacaggaCAAGAACACacagtgaagaggaagagaaggagggagatCAAACAGCCAATTCTGGCAGACCTCCTGATAAGAAg TTCTGTTCCCTGTTCTTTGGATCAATGATTCCCCCGTCTTCTCAGATGAGCACTCAGCCAATGAAAAGTCAGAATGTGCTGGCCAGTGACAGCGAGGATGACACTTAA